In the genome of Candidatus Omnitrophota bacterium, one region contains:
- a CDS encoding type 4a pilus biogenesis protein PilO, with protein sequence MPVKDASKYKDYLINIVVLAIAAIIGFKIYIKSNQDIDALKKSIEEEKSKNKVLASLEEKEKEINAYRKYLNSKEITGILDVIGDIARESDIEIDSMRPSGENKYSFFKKYLFDIRCSAGSYHDIARFISYLESNKNVFTVESVSLSPEGSGVQRRVGRVFVEISLSTIVLVN encoded by the coding sequence ATGCCGGTAAAAGATGCAAGCAAATATAAAGATTACCTGATCAATATAGTGGTTTTGGCTATTGCCGCGATTATTGGTTTTAAAATTTATATAAAGAGCAATCAGGATATAGATGCTTTAAAGAAAAGCATTGAAGAAGAAAAAAGCAAGAATAAGGTGCTGGCAAGCCTTGAGGAAAAAGAAAAAGAAATAAACGCCTACCGCAAATATCTTAATAGCAAAGAGATCACCGGCATTCTGGATGTTATTGGCGATATCGCGCGGGAGTCGGATATTGAGATTGATTCTATGCGTCCTTCAGGAGAAAACAAATACTCTTTTTTCAAGAAATACTTATTTGATATAAGATGCTCCGCAGGCAGCTACCATGATATTGCCAGATTCATAAGCTATCTTGAGAGCAATAAAAATGTCTTTACGGTAGAAAGCGTGTCTTTAAGCCCCGAAGGATCAGGCGTGCAAAGACGGGTGGGTAGGGTTTTTGTGGAGATTTCCTTAAGCACAATTGTTTTGGTAAATTAA
- the pilM gene encoding pilus assembly protein PilM — MANSLGIYFGTSLIALIEVKGKKIIKQINIPRALISGKDLEEKVPEEVKIVAFLKEELRRNKIEAKEAIMSLSGQDMIIRTFETPVLPAGELASVVNFEVKKYIPFKTEDLVSDFQVKFDRANRKNNVLYTGIKKESLNKYLAVVEQLGLKLINIEYGGFSLLRFMRLTNLMQKGIVGVLSMDFSEDEEINFTVVEDGFPLFSRDITLSSVSEDLTRKTEMSMPQIIEKLKTEIRISLDYYNRKFQSRKIQKMLFLCNDEQRHDLELLLKEMLVPAVFVDSHRYIGKARHYSLSFIKCYGTAIMKCIKDNIKVNIISAKSKAFTQKEREIEDQLDFGAFFSDFQVDPKFIAIGVLACLGIWGLGQYQQFPVRHDLDTVISLRPQLPSVGPSATLQSLVDMEQESKNKINALHKAVMQQLYLTDTLDVLPRLIPDDIMLTRINYRKGENSTEVNIDGIVFLGDSDKERKEVNAFLAALKQDPSLSRVFKEMSITYIDHATMEKAEVTKFNLLLKG, encoded by the coding sequence ATGGCCAATTCATTAGGGATTTATTTTGGCACAAGCCTTATAGCTTTAATAGAGGTAAAAGGGAAAAAGATCATTAAACAGATCAATATCCCACGCGCGCTTATTTCCGGGAAAGATCTGGAAGAAAAGGTCCCCGAAGAAGTTAAGATCGTGGCTTTCTTAAAAGAAGAATTACGCCGCAACAAAATTGAAGCCAAAGAAGCGATTATGTCATTGTCTGGGCAAGATATGATAATCCGCACCTTTGAAACGCCCGTTCTTCCTGCTGGTGAACTTGCCAGCGTGGTTAATTTTGAAGTCAAGAAGTACATCCCCTTTAAGACTGAAGATCTGGTATCGGATTTTCAGGTCAAATTTGACCGCGCCAACCGCAAGAACAATGTATTATATACAGGCATTAAAAAAGAATCTTTGAATAAATACTTGGCGGTGGTGGAGCAGCTGGGGTTAAAGCTTATTAATATTGAATATGGGGGTTTTAGCCTCTTAAGGTTCATGCGCCTGACTAATCTTATGCAAAAAGGGATAGTAGGCGTATTGAGCATGGATTTTTCTGAAGATGAAGAGATTAATTTCACGGTTGTCGAGGATGGATTCCCGCTTTTTAGCAGGGATATTACTCTTTCGTCGGTTAGCGAGGACTTGACCAGAAAAACTGAAATGTCCATGCCGCAGATAATAGAGAAATTAAAGACAGAGATCAGGATTTCTCTGGATTATTATAACCGGAAATTTCAGTCACGCAAAATCCAGAAGATGCTTTTCTTGTGCAATGATGAACAGCGGCATGATCTGGAACTATTGCTTAAAGAGATGCTTGTCCCGGCTGTTTTTGTGGACAGCCATAGGTATATCGGAAAGGCCAGGCATTACAGCTTAAGTTTTATAAAATGTTATGGCACCGCGATCATGAAATGCATCAAGGACAATATTAAGGTAAATATAATCTCGGCTAAGTCCAAGGCTTTTACGCAGAAAGAAAGAGAAATTGAAGATCAACTTGATTTCGGCGCGTTCTTCAGCGATTTTCAGGTTGACCCAAAGTTTATCGCAATAGGCGTATTAGCTTGTTTGGGGATTTGGGGCTTGGGGCAATACCAGCAGTTTCCCGTAAGGCATGACCTTGATACGGTGATCTCTTTGAGGCCTCAGTTACCCAGTGTGGGCCCAAGCGCCACTTTGCAGAGTTTAGTTGATATGGAGCAGGAGAGCAAAAATAAAATTAATGCTTTGCACAAAGCAGTGATGCAGCAGCTATATCTTACGGATACCCTGGATGTCCTGCCGCGGCTTATCCCGGATGATATAATGCTTACGCGCATAAATTACAGAAAAGGTGAAAATAGCACAGAAGTAAACATTGACGGGATTGTTTTCTTAGGCGATAGCGACAAAGAGCGCAAGGAAGTTAACGCCTTTTTGGCAGCCTTAAAGCAGGATCCGTCTTTGAGCAGGGTTTTTAAGGAAATGTCTATTACCTATATAGACCATGCTACAATGGAAAAGGCCGAAGTCACAAAATTTAATCTTTTATTAAAAGGTTAG
- a CDS encoding helix-turn-helix domain-containing protein: protein MPRLIDIDELAEYLKLKKQTIYNWLHERKISGIKVGGVWRFDRREVDAWLRSRRRLSTTGDK from the coding sequence ATGCCAAGACTTATAGACATTGATGAGTTAGCAGAATATCTGAAATTAAAGAAGCAGACGATTTATAATTGGCTGCACGAAAGAAAGATTTCAGGTATTAAGGTTGGCGGGGTCTGGAGATTTGACCGCCGCGAGGTAGACGCCTGGCTTAGGAGCAGACGGCGTTTATCTACAACAGGAGATAAATAA